The sequence GCGTCCCCGGCCTCTCCGGTGTCGCACCGGACGGCCAGATAGGTCCGCACGCCGCTGCGGTCCTGTCCCCCGCTCTCGGCCGGCAGGGATGATACGGGGGGAACAGGCAGGTCCTGAGACGGCTCCGCGCTTTGGGATACCTGGCTGTTGTAGAAGGTCTTGAGGCGGTCCAGCAGCACCGCCCGTGCGGAGCTGACGAAGGTCTTGTCGTCCAGCCCCTCGTTCTCATTCTTGATCCGGAACAGCGGATAGCCCAGCGTGTCGTCGTTCTGGACGTAGTAGGTGCCCAGCCCGAAGTATTTGCACACCGAAGCCGCGGGCAGATAGACCTTGCCGTTTCGGATGATGGCCCGAGGGATGTTCTCCTGGACCGTCCCCGCGTCGATGTAATCCCACACCAGGCCGGTGTTCAGGTCGAAGGTCAGGTTTTTGTTCCGGCTGTAGATGGTGTAGGTGTTGACGCCGTTGCCGCGCTTCTGTCCGCCGTTGAACAGTCCCACGTCCACCCCGCCGTTGAGGCTGGCGTCGAAGACCGTATAGGGCACATAGACCGTGCCCCCCACCAGCTCGGGCATGGCATCGGCCGTCAGGGGCATCACCGTATAGTTGACGGCGGTGAAGATGACCTTGTCGTCCCAGGACGCCCCCGCCAGCGGCAGCAGGAGGCCCAGAAGCAGCAGTGCGGCGCACAGGGCGGCCGTCAGCCGTTTTTTCATGGTGTCACGCCCCTCCCTGCAAGCCCCGTTTTGATAGTTAATTATACCACACCGGACCGGCAGCGGTAAAGCCCCCGCTTGCTCCCCAGCCCTCCTTGGGATATAATGTCTGCAAGCAGACCGCTTTAATGGGATTTTAAGAAACGCTAAATTCCTTTTTAGGGGCCGGGGAATTATACTGTTACCATCCAAACCCACCGACATCGGAAGGAGGCCTGCGCATGGAGATCACCCTGAAACAGGTGGAAACGCTCCGGGACCGGGCCGGCGTGTCCGAAGCCGAGGCCAGAGAGGCTCTGGAGCGGAACGGCGGCGATCTGCTGGAGGCCCTGCTCGACCTGGAGCGCCTGGGAAAGTCCCACACTTCCGGGCAGGGGGGCTTTTACTCCACACAGCCCAAGGCCGGCGCCGGAGCCGACGCGCTGGTTCTATCCGCCCCAGCCCAGGGGAGCGGGTCGGACCGCCGGAATGCCGGCAATCACCTGGGCACCCTGTGGCGGGCTCTTCTGGACCTGTTCCAGCGCACCCTGTCCAACCAATTCGAGGTCTGGCGCGGAGACCGAATGACCACCTCCATGCCTGTGCTGGTGCTGGTTCTGCTGACGGTCTTTTTCTTCTGGATCACCGTCCCCCTGCTGGTGGTGGGGCTTCTGTTCGGCTACCGCTACCGCTTCGGCGGCCCCGATCTGGACCGGGAGTCGGTGGACCGGGTGATGCGCCAGGTCTCCGACACCGTCACTGACGTGACCGACAACGTCCGACGGGAGTGGAACAAGCGCCGCCGAAAGGGCAAGAAATAAGTTGGCCGGACATCCGGCCCGGGAGGGTTCTCACATGGCGGAAAAAATTCTGTTGATCGAGGACGAGGAGAAGCTGGCCCGCATGGTAGAGCTGGAGCTCCGCTACGAGGGCTACGAGGTGGAGAAGGCCTTCGACGGCCGCACCGGGCTGGACCGGGCCCTGTCCGGGGAGCATGAGCTCATCCTGCTGGACATCATGCTCCCCGCCCTCAGCGGCATGGAGGTGCTGCGGCGGCTGCGGCGGGAAAGCCAGGTGCCCGTCATCATGCTCACCGCCCGGGACACGGTGGTGGATAAGGTATCCGGACTGGACTCGGGGGCCGACGACTACATCACCAAGCCCTTTGCCATTGAGGAGCTGCTGGCCCGCATCCGGGCCGCCCTGCGCAAGCGCCCCGCCGCCCCGGCGGACGCCCCCCTGCTCACCTGCGGGAGCCTGGTCATGGACGTGGAGCGCCACACCGTGGAGGTGGACGGCCGGGGAGTGGAGCTCACCCGCCGGGAATTCGACCTGCTGCACTACCTGCTGGAAAATAAGGGGAAGGTCATCTCCCGGGAGTCCCTGCTGGACAACGTGTGGGGCTTCGATTTCGTGGGCGAGACCAACGCCGTAGACGTATACATCCGCTTCCTGCGCTCCAAGATCGACGAGCAGTTCGGCGTCAAGCTGATCCATACCGTCCGGGGCGTGGGCTATGTCATTCGTGAGGAGTGAGCTTATGTCCCATCTTTCTGCCATCGTCTATACCTCTCAGACGGGCTTCACCCGGCGCTATGCCGAGATGCTGGCCCAAAAGACCGGCCTGCCCGCCTGCGCGCTGGGCGGCCCCGCCCCCGCCCGGGGTACGAGCGTGCTGTACCTGGGCTGGCTGCGGGCGGGCGGCGTCCAGGGACTGGCCAAGGCCCGGCGGCGCTGGGACGTGAAGGGGGTCTGCGCCGTGGGCATGTCCCCCGAACCCAACGGCAAGGTGCTGGGGGACCCCGTTCTGCCGGCCTTCTACCTCCGGGGCGGCTACGCCCCCGACCGGCTCACCGGCCCCTATAAATGGGCCATGTCCGCCATGGCCCGCATGGTGACCCAAAATCCGCCCAAGGACGATCAGGAGCGGGCGGTCCAGGAGGCCTTCCGCCAAGGCGGCGACTGGGTGGACGAAGCGTATCTGGACCCGGTGCTGGACTGGCTGTCCCGCCAGGGCTGAGTCCCCCCATTTTTGCCGGGAGGTGTTCCCATGTCAACCACAAAGCAGGCCCATAAGCCGCCGGGGCGGCTCCGTTCCTCCATCGTAGCCCGGCTCAATTTCCGGCTCTTCCTGCGCCTGCTGGGCATCTACTTCTCCACCGACCTGCTGCTGACTCTTCTGTTTGCCGGCGGGGTGGTGGTCTGGTCCGAGCGCCAGTGCGGAGACATCGCCGCCCTGGTGGAGGAGCGGGGCGTGCCCTCGGCCGAGGCCACGCTGTGGATGGCCGCCGGGGACTACACCGTCACCGCCGGGGAGGGAGAGCCCGCGGGCGTCCGGCTGCCCCACTGGCTGCCCTGGCCGGCGGCCACCGGCGGCGGGGAGCGGTATCTCGACCCCGGGGAGATCCACCTCTTCTCCCTGCTGGCCATCTACTCCGGCGGGACCACCAGCTATACCCTCCAGCTCCCTAACGGCGCCGAGCCCTACGCCATCACCCTGGATTTGGAGCGCCCGGTCACCCTGGGGGTGTTTGGCCTTCGTATCCTGATGATTTGCCAGTTGGTCTCGCTGCTGTCCAACCTCTTCAAGAACGCGGGCACCATCAAAAAGACCCTCAGACCCATCCAGGAGCTGGCCGCCGCGGCGGCCAAGCTGAACACCGCCTCCGGCATGTCGCCGGAGGAGCTCTCCGTCCTGGCCGACAAGCTGGACGAGATCAACGCCACTCATCTGGACACCCGCATCTCGGTGTCGGGCACGCAGAAGGAGCTGCGGGAGCTGGCCCAGGCCATCAACGCCATGCTGGACCGCATCAACGAGGCCTATCGCTCTCAGATGCGCTTCGTCTCCGACGCCTCCCACGAGCTGCGCACCCCCATCGCCGTGGTCCAGGGCTACGCCAACCTGCTGGACCGCTGGGGCAAGGACGACCCGGCCATCCGGCAGGAGGCCATCG is a genomic window of Intestinimonas massiliensis (ex Afouda et al. 2020) containing:
- a CDS encoding HAMP domain-containing sensor histidine kinase gives rise to the protein MSTTKQAHKPPGRLRSSIVARLNFRLFLRLLGIYFSTDLLLTLLFAGGVVVWSERQCGDIAALVEERGVPSAEATLWMAAGDYTVTAGEGEPAGVRLPHWLPWPAATGGGERYLDPGEIHLFSLLAIYSGGTTSYTLQLPNGAEPYAITLDLERPVTLGVFGLRILMICQLVSLLSNLFKNAGTIKKTLRPIQELAAAAAKLNTASGMSPEELSVLADKLDEINATHLDTRISVSGTQKELRELAQAINAMLDRINEAYRSQMRFVSDASHELRTPIAVVQGYANLLDRWGKDDPAIRQEAIDAIRQEADSMKELVEQLLFLARGDNDSMRIEMEDFDLTALAAEVLRETEMIDQTHIFLARWDGAVPVRADAGLIKQALRVLVDNSIKYSPEGGRILLSVRADGGAARMSVQDEGQGIGAESLPHIFDRFFRTDESRARQTGGTGLGLAIAKWIADRHGGWFEVLSREGVGTRITMVLPLRQTGPGQDPG
- a CDS encoding response regulator transcription factor, which codes for MAEKILLIEDEEKLARMVELELRYEGYEVEKAFDGRTGLDRALSGEHELILLDIMLPALSGMEVLRRLRRESQVPVIMLTARDTVVDKVSGLDSGADDYITKPFAIEELLARIRAALRKRPAAPADAPLLTCGSLVMDVERHTVEVDGRGVELTRREFDLLHYLLENKGKVISRESLLDNVWGFDFVGETNAVDVYIRFLRSKIDEQFGVKLIHTVRGVGYVIREE